The Listeria sp. PSOL-1 genome includes a region encoding these proteins:
- a CDS encoding sugar-binding transcriptional regulator produces the protein MSDLINIQKKLLPDVLKIMQKRYQILRSIYFAEPVGRRTLASMLGMSERVLRSEVEFLKTQRLVDIASSGMTVTKEGLAVFRDLEGIMNQLSGLHSLEVKLAKKLQIEKCLVVQGNSDEAPWVREELGRVAVKELDGALTEKRNIVAVMGGSTMATLAEMMTSNFAKGRELLFVPGRGGIGEDLDNQANTICDKLATKTGTKHRVLYVPEQLGEEAYRSLLKEPTIQEGLQLVQSANVIVHGIGDALTMAKRRHTGEEVIKKITDLSAVGEAFGYYFNEQGEVVHKVSTFGLQFEDLARIPHIIAVAGGASKAKAIKSYMKSAPNNTILITDEGAALKLLKGSKTLLK, from the coding sequence ATGTCTGACTTAATCAACATTCAAAAAAAACTATTACCCGACGTTTTGAAGATCATGCAAAAACGCTATCAGATTTTGCGCTCCATTTATTTTGCAGAACCTGTTGGTAGGAGGACACTTGCTAGCATGCTTGGTATGAGTGAAAGAGTCTTGCGCAGCGAAGTTGAATTCTTAAAAACGCAGAGACTAGTAGATATTGCATCTTCTGGCATGACAGTTACAAAAGAAGGACTCGCTGTATTTCGTGATTTAGAAGGAATTATGAATCAACTTTCAGGACTACATTCACTAGAAGTAAAACTAGCTAAAAAACTTCAAATCGAAAAGTGCCTTGTCGTACAAGGAAATAGTGACGAAGCGCCATGGGTTCGTGAAGAATTGGGGCGTGTTGCTGTTAAAGAACTTGACGGTGCACTGACAGAAAAGCGGAATATTGTTGCTGTCATGGGTGGATCAACAATGGCGACATTAGCTGAGATGATGACATCAAACTTTGCAAAAGGCAGAGAACTACTTTTCGTCCCAGGACGAGGTGGGATTGGTGAAGATTTAGATAATCAAGCCAATACCATTTGTGACAAATTAGCAACGAAGACAGGAACAAAACATCGTGTGCTTTATGTACCCGAGCAGCTTGGTGAAGAGGCTTATCGTTCACTTTTAAAAGAACCTACAATTCAAGAAGGCTTGCAGCTTGTTCAATCAGCAAATGTGATTGTTCATGGCATTGGTGATGCGCTTACTATGGCGAAAAGGCGGCATACAGGCGAAGAGGTTATTAAAAAAATTACTGATCTCTCTGCTGTGGGGGAAGCATTTGGCTATTATTTTAATGAACAGGGCGAAGTAGTGCATAAAGTTTCGACATTTGGTCTGCAATTTGAAGATTTAGCTAGAATTCCACATATTATTGCAGTAGCGGGTGGGGCATCAAAAGCCAAAGCGATCAAATCATACATGAAAAGTGCTCCAAACAACACAATTTTAATTACAGACGAAGGAGCCGCACTTAAGCTTTTAAAAGGGAGTAAAACCCTTTTGAAATAA